The Latilactobacillus sakei subsp. sakei DSM 20017 = JCM 1157 genome includes a window with the following:
- a CDS encoding SDR family NAD(P)-dependent oxidoreductase: MQNLAALQDLKQKIVVVTGGSSGLGRAIAYEAASKGAIVVVLARRQAALEEVRDECQRLSGQAAYAYQLDVSAPEAIEAVVARLTTEVGIPDVLVNAAGFGHFEEALATPMPLVEQMFRVNVLGLMYLTRAIGSQMIEKQRGHIINIASMAGKMATPKSAIYSATKFAVVGYSNGLRLELKPFGVQVTTVNPGPIDTAFFDIADQTGNYLKSINWIVLDPDQLAHKIVGAIGHPKREINAPWLMSLGAQFYQLAPHIGDYVAGNLFNKK, translated from the coding sequence AAGATTGTGGTGGTTACAGGGGGTTCGTCAGGTTTAGGCCGGGCAATTGCCTATGAAGCAGCTAGCAAAGGTGCCATTGTCGTCGTTTTAGCACGGCGTCAAGCGGCTCTGGAAGAGGTTCGTGACGAATGTCAACGGCTCTCAGGCCAAGCAGCTTATGCTTATCAATTAGATGTCAGTGCCCCAGAAGCGATTGAAGCGGTTGTTGCGCGATTAACAACAGAAGTGGGGATACCGGATGTTTTAGTGAATGCTGCTGGGTTTGGTCATTTTGAAGAAGCGCTAGCAACACCGATGCCTTTGGTGGAACAGATGTTTAGAGTGAACGTTTTAGGCTTGATGTATTTGACGCGGGCCATTGGATCACAGATGATCGAAAAACAACGTGGGCACATCATTAACATTGCCTCAATGGCCGGTAAGATGGCGACACCTAAATCAGCAATCTATTCAGCGACTAAGTTTGCCGTTGTAGGCTACTCAAACGGATTGCGGCTTGAATTGAAACCATTTGGTGTTCAAGTGACAACTGTTAATCCAGGACCGATTGATACCGCCTTTTTTGATATTGCTGATCAAACTGGTAACTATCTTAAATCGATTAACTGGATCGTGCTTGATCCAGATCAACTCGCACACAAAATTGTGGGGGCTATTGGGCATCCTAAGCGCGAAATTAACGCACCGTGGTTGATGTCACTAGGTGCTCAATTTTATCAATTGGCACCCCATATTGGTGACTACGTCGCTGGTAATTTGTTTAACAAGAAATAG